Below is a genomic region from Eupeodes corollae chromosome 1, idEupCoro1.1, whole genome shotgun sequence.
CCTGATCTCAATCCTATTGAGAACTTGTGGAATGAGGTTAAGCGTAAGTTTCACTAATGGAAACCAATTGTGGGAAGCGGTTCAAAGAGAATGGTACTCCTTACCTCAGTAAACATGCCAAAAGTTAATAGTCAATGCCGCGACGACTCcaaaaagatttgaataataatgTAGGATGCTCAGGTCATTAGAGTAAGTAAAACAGAAATTGTGATAAGATacagaaattattattaaaaacgatAATATTAATACTTTAGGAAGACGCACATATTTTTTTGGCCAAGTGAAAAAACCTCCGTCTGTAGTTTTGGGGCTATATTGTCTATAGTTGTAATGTATTTCAAAGCCTAAGAGTGTTTCTTATTTGATTAAtataagagttttaaaaataataacttaaaattattatttaacataaaaagagtaataaaaataatacaacaattAATTATCACACCTATTTTTGACCAGCTGTGTATATACTGCCAATTTTTGTCCCCTAATAtgataagttaaatttttagtttaaaatagaaatataaaatttcgcCTTCCCAAATgcaagcaacaaaaacaacaaaccaaGATCATTATTCCATTTGAATATTTAACTTACAGATAAATTGTAACAATGAGGGATTCATCACCAGTAGCTGAAGTTCAAGCCGTCGAAGATGAGGGACACCCACCACGtctaaatgaaatgtcaaaaaaattcattgCCGATTGTATTGCTGAAAAAGAACGCCTTAGCAATGATTTTCCAGTCGCTGCCATGCTTATCAATGAAGCTATTGATAGAGTTCATGCAACTGGACGAATTCCCGGACGAGAAATGCATGCCGATGTCTTCAAgcagaaattaataaaagtcaCCCAAAAGGTTTTCGTTCCAACCAAACAATTTcccaatttcaatttcaatggaAAAATTCTCGGACCAAAAGGCAATTCACTACggaatcttcaaaaacaaactttatgcCGAATTCTTATTAAGGGTCGTAATTCAATGCGTAATGCAGAAAAGGAACAAGAATTACGTGAATCTGGCGATCCACGACATGCTCACTTGGAAAAAGATTTGTATGTTGAAATTTCAACAGTTGCAACTCCAGCCGAAGCTCATGCTCGAATTGCATATGCTTTGGCTGAAATTCGAAAATATCTCATTCCTGATAGCAATGACGAAGTTAGTCAAAGTCAGAGGAAAGAAATGTCAGAAGACCCAGAGTTTATAAGGAAATCGGGTAAATCCTTTTCTGATGATAGGTTGGTtttaaatgataataatttatttgtatgggTTATAATGGTTATTGTTTGTTGATTTCAGAGGTCAGTCTAAACCTCGGGTgagtattttgcaaaaaataacgGGTTACACAGGTCAATCATACGATAATGGAATGGATGGAATAGAGGACGGCAATGATGAAGAAGAACGGACTCCAGGTAATGAACAACATtaacataaaaaattaaaaaacaaaaatcaaaaaacctaaataaaaaataaccttaTTTCGAGAACTGACTATCCAaagcttttagaaaatttgttacTCTTCTAATTAGTTTTTAAGCTGATACGTGTTTgcacattgtttttgaaaaaaaatatatttttttttttagcaagaGGTGCCTTACATCGACCACCTATGAAGAGATCCATGCAAGAACCACCGTCTCCTTACCAAAACAGGAACACAGGCGAAAGGTTAGTTTGGATTTAAGCTGTTTAAGTTACTTCATATTAACTTTATAACATTTAAGACAAACCTACCGATCTGATGGTAGACCAGTagtaagtattttgaaaaaagtcactGGATACAAAGATTATGAGGAGGAAGATGAGCGTCAAGAGGGAGGAATTGAGTATGATCCTGAATACCCAGATGAAAGAAGTTATAGCCGTGATCCAAGTAAGTAccaataataacttttttatcttttcctttttcttctccTTTTTCTTCTGTTGAACTAAAAGTGTGTGggctttaataaaacaaaacaaataagagtcaaaataaatacaattaattaaatCTTATAGTCCGACAAATGTCGCAAAGACCATCAGGCAAGAGATTTGTACATGAACAACCATCATCTTTTCAACAAAGAAGGTATGAAAATCCACAGAAGCGCACACGAGATGTAATTTTTGAGGGTAAAAACTATTAAtcaatgaaatttataaaaacataacttCTAACCatcagacaaacaaaaaaataaatacaattatcgtattaaattacaataaaatataaaataaaatacaactaaTCAATAATTAGTTTAATCATTGAGAGTTTAtcaatgatttaattttgtcttctaaaataaagtaaaaatttcaatcaatcataATTTGCAAAGAAtgtaattcaaacaaaaaattgaaatgttataatctaaaagaaaataaacttgtaattcaaaaagaaaaataattgataagATCATGgcaataattttaagtaatatttaaacttataaatatgtACTAAATTAATTATTGTTGCGGTTCTTGAGGTAAGTGCACATTTGCATTCATTATCTGTATTTACAAAGTACTAATAAATAAATGGCACAAACTGAACAAGTTCATATGTAAATGTTTTACTTGGAAGAGATGTTTTGTATTGAACTCGAATGtaagtatttttgaatataGGACTGACGCTTTTCAATTGGACAAACGGTGAACAGTTTCTTTTAAAGGTAATCAAGAAAAACCAGTTATAGACAAGGGATTTCAAACAAATCAGGTTCACACTGTTCGATTTTGGAAAGaactttttttagattaaaaaaaaatggttcaaGGTTTGGGCTGatttaaaatccaaaacaaagaCAAAACTTGTGCAAaatcaaattagaaaaaagCAGTCGGGCTGCAATGAAAACAATCTTGCAGTCCTTACCGGATTCGAGAAAGCATTTCCCTTTCATATGCGAATACAATTTCTTGTAAAGGAACGCTtttgcagtttttgtttttcaaaataaacacgtaacggttaaataaaataatccatcaaattttgtttaacttttggtGGGAGCAAAAGACTCATTTATTCAGGGACAGTTTTTGAGACGATGTCTTTGGAAAGAAGTGCctagattgaaataaaaaagtttttattaaaattgatattccGTAGTATTCGAGTAATGGGTTCATTTGAGCCATTAGAGGTACGGTGGGTGGGAAAaggtgatttctcaaattacgGGAGTTAATATTAATGAAGATATAATTATAAGGATTAGGGCAATTAATAGACCCAGATAGACAAGATGGCACATATCTGTCTACGTTTTCTCAGAGCCTTGAGATTAAATACCCCTATTACCATTGGCGAGTCGAATGAATAAACGTGTGAGtgtgagaaatttgtattaccgtTGTCGAATTGAGATCCGTTGATTCGAAAtgtcagaaaataaaacaatgtaagtTCATAgctatatttcattttttttttattaaataacatgAATCagtgcatttttttattcagctgcaagagaataatacaaattttgattcttcaagaaaaaaaaaaaaacaaaaggaatatTGGGACCAATTTGATATAACCCTCAACTCACTTGGGCCACCTACTCgcgatggaaaagaaaaattattgaacgacgaaataaaaatactaacaaGAAACATTGAACGTTCCATCTTTAGTACCATGTTTCAAGAACTGACTTAAGATTAGTGCAGTTCCATACAAAGGAATCATGGGTCGATTCAGGATATCTTGCGTAAACATAACGAATACACATTTCATGGTCACACGCcttaaaaacttgtatttacTGTGATATCCTTTTCAGCTAAGATACTGATGACGCAACTCAATCGGAGCAACGATTCCTATATGGGTTCCGTCAACACATCCTATTACTCCTAGTAACCTGGCCGTTAAAAATAGTAGTTTCTCGCGTTTTATTTCTCATCGGATGACATGTTGTGACTGATCCAGGTTGGACATAATTTGTCTTTAATTGCACACACAACTTCAGTTAATACTAAGGAAACCGAGGATTGTGACAGGTCTAAGTCAAAATCTTTTACTACGCTGCTCTGATAACTCCCACTAGCAAAAAATCTAAGGGCAGAAGCTAATTTTAGTACAGCAGGGATTAAGGAGGTGCTTGCATTTTTGAAATGGCCTTCCAACGTGTTTAATACGCATACAAACGCTTCCTTATTCAG
It encodes:
- the LOC129941951 gene encoding KH domain-containing, RNA-binding, signal transduction-associated protein 3-like, coding for MRDSSPVAEVQAVEDEGHPPRLNEMSKKFIADCIAEKERLSNDFPVAAMLINEAIDRVHATGRIPGREMHADVFKQKLIKVTQKVFVPTKQFPNFNFNGKILGPKGNSLRNLQKQTLCRILIKGRNSMRNAEKEQELRESGDPRHAHLEKDLYVEISTVATPAEAHARIAYALAEIRKYLIPDSNDEVSQSQRKEMSEDPEFIRKSGKSFSDDRGQSKPRVSILQKITGYTGQSYDNGMDGIEDGNDEEERTPARGALHRPPMKRSMQEPPSPYQNRNTGERQTYRSDGRPVVSILKKVTGYKDYEEEDERQEGGIEYDPEYPDERSYSRDPIRQMSQRPSGKRFVHEQPSSFQQRRYENPQKRTRDVIFEGKNY